In one Saccharibacillus brassicae genomic region, the following are encoded:
- a CDS encoding S9 family peptidase encodes MLSFKKPDVEQFFRTFAIENFTVSPDEEQLVFSTNLSGKFDLWAMDLPDTFPYPLTFNGQNCHDLKYDKHGRFLVAGFDRDGDENAQLYALQPKGGELLPLCVKEGHRHMNPILSEDGKRLYYTSTKEDPTYLSALCCDLKTGQEVSVLQGSGDASIFLIDVGPKEEHLVYAKHFSNTYAPAFVCSGDDHVSLDPEAKGEYTVSDCVFTGKHELHYLTNAGKDFSYLARFDIESGTKTVLLELEGVDFTSVAYDKERGLLYLSASKGVADHLYTYDLESGSLGGIALPVDVLSSLKVAESGNVYVLGRSAVSPTNIFKKEPLSDEWTRCTNYGVPGIAESELVRPEVLTYPSFDGLEIEALFFRAREGTSNGHTILWPHGGPQAAERLGFRSLFQFLVSRGFHIFAPNFRGSTGYGLAFCKLVEGDWGDGPRLDNIAGLDWIIENGYAERDKLLLMGGSFGGYMALLLHGRHADYFKAVVDIFGPSDLFSFIESVPEHWKPIMNQWVGDPVADKDKLIAYSPITYLDGMTKPMLVIQGANDPRVVKAESDQIVQALQGKGAGVEYLVLDDEGHGFSKKENEIRVYRAVLEFLEKAIKEQPAGVET; translated from the coding sequence ATGCTATCGTTCAAAAAACCCGATGTCGAGCAGTTCTTCCGTACGTTTGCGATCGAGAATTTCACGGTCAGTCCGGATGAAGAACAGCTTGTGTTCAGCACCAATCTCAGCGGCAAGTTTGATCTCTGGGCCATGGATCTTCCGGATACGTTTCCGTATCCGCTTACTTTTAACGGCCAAAACTGCCACGATCTCAAATACGACAAACACGGCCGCTTCCTCGTAGCCGGGTTCGACCGCGACGGCGACGAGAACGCGCAGCTTTATGCGCTGCAGCCCAAAGGCGGCGAACTGCTGCCCCTGTGCGTCAAAGAAGGCCACCGGCATATGAACCCGATCCTGTCCGAGGACGGCAAGCGTCTCTACTATACGTCCACCAAAGAAGACCCGACCTACCTCAGCGCCCTCTGCTGCGACCTCAAGACGGGGCAGGAAGTGTCCGTGCTTCAAGGTTCGGGCGACGCTTCGATCTTCCTGATCGACGTCGGTCCCAAAGAAGAACATCTCGTGTACGCCAAACATTTCTCCAATACTTATGCCCCGGCGTTCGTCTGCTCGGGCGACGACCATGTCTCGCTCGACCCGGAAGCGAAAGGCGAATATACGGTGTCCGACTGCGTGTTCACGGGCAAGCACGAACTGCATTACCTGACCAACGCGGGCAAAGACTTCTCTTACCTGGCCCGATTCGATATCGAGAGCGGCACCAAAACGGTCCTGCTCGAACTCGAAGGCGTCGATTTCACGTCGGTCGCCTACGACAAGGAACGCGGCCTGCTGTACCTGAGCGCAAGCAAGGGAGTCGCCGACCATCTGTACACCTACGACCTGGAAAGCGGTTCGCTCGGCGGCATCGCGCTTCCGGTCGACGTGCTGTCTTCGCTCAAAGTGGCGGAGAGCGGCAATGTGTACGTGCTCGGACGCAGCGCCGTCAGCCCGACCAACATTTTCAAAAAAGAACCGTTGTCCGACGAATGGACGCGCTGCACCAACTACGGCGTACCGGGCATCGCGGAGTCGGAGCTTGTTCGGCCCGAAGTGCTGACCTACCCGTCGTTTGACGGCCTGGAGATCGAAGCGCTGTTCTTCCGGGCGCGCGAAGGCACGTCCAACGGACATACGATTCTGTGGCCGCACGGCGGGCCGCAGGCGGCGGAGCGTCTCGGATTCCGTTCGCTGTTCCAGTTCCTCGTCAGCCGCGGCTTTCATATTTTCGCGCCGAACTTCCGGGGATCGACCGGCTACGGCCTCGCTTTCTGCAAGCTTGTCGAAGGCGATTGGGGCGACGGTCCGAGACTGGACAATATTGCCGGGCTGGATTGGATCATCGAAAACGGCTACGCCGAACGCGACAAGCTGCTGCTGATGGGCGGAAGCTTCGGCGGCTACATGGCGCTTCTGCTGCACGGACGCCACGCCGATTATTTCAAAGCCGTCGTCGACATCTTCGGTCCGAGCGACCTGTTCTCGTTTATTGAATCGGTGCCGGAGCACTGGAAGCCGATCATGAACCAATGGGTCGGCGATCCGGTAGCGGACAAGGACAAACTGATCGCCTACTCGCCGATCACGTATCTGGACGGCATGACCAAGCCGATGCTCGTCATTCAGGGCGCCAACGATCCCCGCGTCGTCAAAGCCGAATCGGACCAGATCGTCCAAGCGCTGCAGGGCAAAGGCGCAGGCGTCGAGTACCTCGTGCTGGACGACGAAGGACACGGATTCTCGAAAAAGGAAAACGAGATTCGGGTCTACCGCGCCGTTCTGGAGTTTTTGGAAAAAGCGATCAAGGAACAACCGGCCGGCGTAGAGACCTGA
- a CDS encoding HAD family hydrolase: MNKKITFDASAIEVIAFDLDGTLIDTSEAMYEVNHDVFEEAIANGDADEQPSKETIRSVFGMTGEEAWKKVAPDMDESAQERYKKPHDDLLHRKMESRSYALEGVPELLKRLSGTYELATASNCGEAYLDRVLRIDGLKGLIRYPLCAGSVGAQRKSEVLAELLRQSGRRPEQVLMVGDRKSDIDAALAVGMPSVGIRSAFAEPGELEKANATVDHIGELEHVLRPSAVGTSEPSRT, from the coding sequence ATGAACAAAAAAATAACTTTTGACGCGTCCGCCATCGAAGTGATCGCGTTCGATCTGGACGGCACGCTGATCGATACGTCGGAAGCGATGTACGAAGTCAATCACGACGTTTTCGAGGAAGCGATCGCAAACGGGGATGCGGACGAGCAGCCTTCCAAAGAAACGATCCGCTCGGTATTCGGCATGACGGGAGAAGAAGCCTGGAAAAAGGTAGCGCCCGATATGGACGAGTCGGCGCAGGAACGGTACAAGAAGCCGCACGACGACCTGCTGCATCGCAAGATGGAGTCGCGCTCTTACGCGCTCGAAGGGGTGCCGGAGCTGCTGAAGCGGCTGTCGGGCACGTATGAACTCGCGACGGCGAGCAACTGCGGGGAAGCGTATTTGGACCGCGTGCTGCGGATCGACGGCCTGAAGGGCCTGATCCGGTATCCGCTGTGCGCGGGAAGCGTCGGCGCGCAGCGCAAAAGCGAGGTGCTGGCCGAGCTGCTGCGGCAGTCGGGACGCCGACCGGAGCAGGTGCTGATGGTCGGAGACCGCAAGTCGGACATCGACGCGGCTCTCGCGGTCGGCATGCCGTCGGTCGGCATCCGGTCCGCTTTCGCGGAGCCGGGCGAGCTGGAGAAAGCGAACGCGACGGTCGATCACATCGGGGAGCTGGAGCATGTGCTGCGGCCTTCCGCCGTCGGCACGTCCGAACCGTCCCGCACGTAA